The Coregonus clupeaformis isolate EN_2021a chromosome 18, ASM2061545v1, whole genome shotgun sequence genome has a segment encoding these proteins:
- the lgi3 gene encoding leucine-rich repeat LGI family member 3: MLIAGLKRVPGWLKLLASLCLLLCLVGETGAKRVPKIPRCPATCSCTKDSAFCVDTKAIPKSFPPGIISLTMVNAAFTTIPEGAFSHLNLLQFLLLNSNTFTVVADDAFAGLSHLQYLFIENNDIHALSKHTFRGLKSLTHLSLSNNNLQLLPRELFKYLDILTDLDLRGNSFRCDCKIKWLVDWMEKTNTSVPAIYCASPFEFQGRRIHDLTPRDFNCISADFAVYETFPFHSVSVESYEFNDDQFVAFAQPDTGFCTLFVWDHVEMVFRMYHNITSRSAVYCKPVVINNTLYMVVAQLFGGSHIYKWEEDPQRFVKIQDIDTTRVRKPNFVETFQLDDEWYFAVADSSKAGSTSIYRWNSNGFYSHQSLHPWHRDTHVEFLDVEGKQRLILSSASQPPVVYQWNRSLRQFAFHSQITETADVQMVKHFWVRKVLYLCLTRFIGDSKILRWEGQRYVEIQTLPSRGSMAVYPFTVGPRQYLLLGSDFSFSRVYLWDDLTQRFQPFQELNMRAPRAFSLVSVDNKDILLAASFKGNTLAYQHLIVDLSAK; the protein is encoded by the exons ATGCTGATTGCCGGATTGAAAAGGGTCCCGGGATGGCTGAAGCTGTTGGCCAGCCTATGTCTGCTTCTTTGCCTTGTGGGGGAGACCGGGGCCAAGAGGGTCCCCAAAATCCCCCGCTGTCCTGCCACCTGCTCCTGCACCAAAGACAGTGCCTTCTGTGTGGATACCAAGGCTATCCCCAAGAGCTTCCCCCCTGGGATCATCTCCCT GACAATGGTGAATGCAGCCTTCACTACAATCCCAGAGGGAGCCTTCTCTCACCTGAACCTTTTGCAGTTTCT tctGTTGAACTCCAATACCTTCACTGTGGTGGCTGATGATGCCTTTGCAGGTCTGTCACACCTGCAGTACTT ATTTATAGAGAACAATGACATCCACGCCCTGTCAAAGCATACCTTCAGAGGGCTTAAATCCTTGACTCACCT TTCTCTGTCAAATAATAACCTGCAGCTCCTTCCACGAGAACTCTTCAAATATCTTGATATTCTGACAGACTT AGACCTGCGGGGTAACTCATTCCGCTGTGACTGTAAAATCAAGTGGCTTGTGGACTGGATGGAGAAGACCAACACCTCTGTCCCGGCCATCTACTGTGCCAGCCCATTTGAGTTCCAAGGCCGCAGAATCCATGATCTCACCCCAcgagacttcaactgtatcagtgCAG ACTTTGCAGTTTATGAAACTTTCCCTTTCCATTCTGTGTCAGTGGAGTCCTATGAATTCAACGACGATCAGTTTGTGGCCTTCGCCCAGCCTGATACAGGGTTCTGTACACTGTTTGTATGGGATCATGTGGAAATGGTCTTCCGGATGTACCATAATATAACAT CTCGCTCCGCTGTCTACTGCAAGCCTGTGGTGATAAATAACACTCTTTACATGGTTGTGGCTCAACTTTTTGGAGGATCCCACATCTACAA GTGGGAAGAGGACCCACAGCGATTTGTGAAGATCCAGGACATTGACACCACACGTGTGAGGAAACCCAACTTTGTTGAGACCTTCCAGCTGGATGATGAGTGGTACTTTGCAGTGGCAGACAGTTCCAAGGCAGGCTCTACAAGCATATACCGCTGGAACAGCAACGGTTTCTACTCCCACCAATCCCTTCATCCCTGGCATCGTGACACCCATGTGGAGTTCCTAGATGTGGAGGGGAAGCAGCGTCTCATTCTCTCCAGTGCCTCCCAGCCCCCAGTGGTTTACCAGTGGAACCGCAGCCTGCGCCAGTTTGCCTTTCATTCCCAAATCACTGAGACTGCCGATGTGCAGATGGTCAAGCATTTCTGGGTGCGCAAAGTTCTCTACCTCTGCCTTACACGCTTCATTGGCGACTCCAAGATTCTCCGCTGGGAGGGGCAGCGCTATGTTGAGATTCAGACCCTGCCCTCACGTGGCTCCATGGCTGTGTATCCATTCACTGTGGGCCCCCGCCAGTATCTCCTCCTAGGGAGTGATTTCTCCTTCTCTCGAGTTTACCTGTGGGACGACCTTACCCAGCGCTTCCAGCCCTTCCAGGAGCTCAACATGAGAGCACCCCGGGCCTTCAGCTTGGTGTCAGTGGACAACAAAGACATCCTGCTGGCAGCCAGCTTCAAAGGCAACACCCTGGCCTACCAGCACCTAATAGTGGATCTCAGTGCCAAATAG